A portion of the bacterium genome contains these proteins:
- the obgE gene encoding GTPase ObgE gives MKFVDEVTITVAAGDGGAGASHFRREKYVPRGGPDGGDGGDGGSVVVEATTSKRTLLDFRYRPQWVAEKGGAGGGNRKTGKNGTPITLHVPVGTEIFRLLPDGTEERVADLSEDKQQSTIARGGKGGKGNAFFKGPTNQAPHHAQTGTAGECGDFKLSLKLLADVGLLGLPNAGKSTFLSRVSSAKPAIGDYPFTTKEPQLGIVKVSGTANCVFADIPGLIEGAHLGKGLGLQFLKHIERTKFLLHLVDLSPLLLEDGIQTLNDQIKTIEDELREFSRYVFEKPRVLVFTKRDVLPSDYPLHDALSELLQEQQQFFVISSASGEGIEECLQYTCHLLEKGEAS, from the coding sequence TTGAAGTTTGTAGATGAAGTTACCATCACTGTAGCTGCTGGAGATGGCGGAGCCGGTGCTTCACACTTTCGCCGTGAAAAGTACGTGCCGCGCGGTGGTCCTGATGGTGGAGATGGCGGAGATGGTGGCTCTGTAGTTGTTGAAGCAACCACCTCAAAAAGAACGCTCCTTGATTTTCGCTACCGCCCACAATGGGTAGCAGAAAAAGGTGGTGCAGGAGGCGGAAATCGAAAAACAGGGAAAAATGGAACGCCCATTACGCTGCACGTTCCTGTCGGCACTGAAATCTTTCGACTTCTTCCCGACGGAACAGAAGAGCGAGTGGCAGATCTCTCGGAAGACAAACAACAAAGCACCATTGCTCGAGGAGGGAAAGGCGGAAAGGGAAATGCCTTTTTTAAGGGCCCTACAAATCAGGCTCCTCATCACGCCCAAACAGGAACAGCAGGAGAGTGCGGAGATTTTAAACTTTCTCTCAAGCTCTTAGCCGATGTTGGACTATTGGGCTTGCCAAATGCAGGAAAGTCCACGTTTCTCTCTCGGGTTTCGTCAGCCAAACCTGCAATTGGTGATTATCCGTTCACAACAAAAGAGCCTCAACTTGGGATAGTAAAAGTAAGTGGCACGGCAAATTGCGTCTTTGCTGACATTCCTGGTCTAATCGAAGGAGCCCACCTCGGGAAAGGACTAGGACTCCAGTTTTTAAAGCACATAGAGCGAACCAAGTTCCTGCTGCATCTCGTTGACCTCTCTCCCCTTCTCCTCGAAGACGGGATACAGACTCTCAATGATCAAATTAAAACAATCGAAGATGAGTTAAGAGAATTTTCCCGATATGTTTTCGAAAAACCACGGGTGCTCGTTTTTACCAAGAGGGATGTTTTACCCTCCGACTATCCACTCCACGATGCTCTAAGCGAGCTCTTACAGGAACAACAACAATTCTTCGTTATCTCCAGCGCCTCAGGCGAAGGAATCGAAGAATGTCTTCAGTACACCTGTCACCTATTAGAAAAAGGTGAAGCCTCTTAA